TTTTTGACCACGAAATACACAGAAAAACACGAAATTTATTTATAAGGTTGTTCATACTTTTTTCTTACAATAAAATATTTCTTTCGTGTCATTCCGTGCCTGCCTTGTGAAATGCTTATATTTGTTTATTTCACTCGGGGTGTTTAGTGGTCTGATTTTTCACTTAGCAGGTGGAGTAAATACTCTTGTTGCCAGTTCTTTGTCGAGCATCAGCAAACCATTGCCTTGCCCGTTTATCCACTTCAACTGATTCACAACTTTGCTCATAGATGCTTCTTCTTCTACTTGCTCGTCAACATACCAATTCAGAAAACTTCTCACCGCATGATCATTTTCCGCAATTGCCAAATCCATCAATTTGTTAATTAAATCTGAAACATATTGCTCATGTTTGTATGAAATTTTGAAAATATCCAACGGTGATTCAAATTCAGTTTGGGGCTTATCGATTTTTTTCAGCACAACTTTTCCACCTCGTTCGTTTAGAAAGTCATAAAATTTCATTGCATGAAATCTTTCTTCCTGAACTTGGATTTTGAAGAAATTTGCAAATCCGGGTAGATCAACAGAATCGAAATGCGCAGCCATTGCGAGATAAAGATATTCAGAATACAGTTCTTTGTTAATTTGTTCGTTGATTGCTTCTTCCAATTTTTTTGAAATCATTTTCACTCCATTGTTTTGATTGATTCTAATGCTTTTTTGTAATTCGGTTCATTAGTGATTTCCGGAACTAATTCAGTATATTTGACTACACCCAGAGTATCAAGAGCAACTACTGCTCGAGCCATCAAGC
The DNA window shown above is from Candidatus Cloacimonadota bacterium and carries:
- a CDS encoding ferritin; protein product: MISKKLEEAINEQINKELYSEYLYLAMAAHFDSVDLPGFANFFKIQVQEERFHAMKFYDFLNERGGKVVLKKIDKPQTEFESPLDIFKISYKHEQYVSDLINKLMDLAIAENDHAVRSFLNWYVDEQVEEEASMSKVVNQLKWINGQGNGLLMLDKELATRVFTPPAK